A DNA window from Aestuariispira ectoiniformans contains the following coding sequences:
- a CDS encoding LutC/YkgG family protein, with amino-acid sequence MTSARDQILGNIRNSLSVKEDDGNRRTAVQCRLEAHQAGLIPERSKLPKDKQVDLFILMAEGVQSTVDRLDSLKQVPEAVSRYLTQHNLPQRLKMATHETLESLPWDDVPVLTVSEGASQGDDLISLAMAFGGIAETGTLALLSGPDGPTTLNFLPETHLVVLKESDIQGAYEDIWQKLRDRQAAKGDRDLPRTVNLITGPSRTGDIEQTILLGAHGPHQLHILLVADGE; translated from the coding sequence ATGACCAGTGCCCGTGACCAGATCCTGGGTAATATCCGCAACTCGCTTTCGGTGAAGGAGGATGACGGCAACCGCCGGACAGCCGTGCAATGCCGTCTCGAGGCGCATCAGGCGGGCCTGATCCCGGAACGCTCCAAACTGCCAAAAGACAAACAGGTGGACCTGTTCATCCTTATGGCGGAAGGGGTCCAGTCCACCGTGGATCGCCTGGACTCCCTGAAACAGGTGCCGGAGGCGGTCAGCCGCTATCTGACACAGCATAACCTGCCGCAGCGCCTTAAAATGGCGACCCATGAGACCCTGGAGAGCCTGCCCTGGGATGACGTGCCGGTGCTGACCGTCAGTGAAGGCGCATCGCAGGGAGATGACCTGATCAGCCTTGCCATGGCGTTTGGCGGCATTGCCGAAACAGGTACCCTGGCGCTGTTATCCGGGCCGGATGGGCCGACCACGCTGAACTTCCTGCCGGAAACTCATCTGGTGGTGTTGAAGGAAAGCGATATCCAGGGTGCTTATGAGGATATCTGGCAGAAACTGCGGGACCGTCAGGCGGCAAAAGGGGACCGGGACCTGCCGCGTACTGTCAACCTGATCACCGGGCCGTCGCGCACCGGCGATATCGAACAGACCATCCTGCTGGGCGCGCATGGGCCGCATCAACTGCATATCCTGCTGGTGGCTGATGGCGAATAA
- a CDS encoding Smr/MutS family protein: MANKKDEDRSLWDTVKRSIKPLEKRDRVYSPFTTHPELPETETAVQAPAQRKRVALPKGYHPTTPPKTGKSQKTQALSHGESPGVDKRTANRLRKGRMQIDGKLDLHGMTQAEAHRVLIGFIENAYAMQKRCVIIVTGKGRGILKDNVPRWLNEGALRSRILSFSYAQQRDGGEGALYVLIKRQRDK; this comes from the coding sequence ATGGCGAATAAGAAGGACGAGGACCGTAGCCTCTGGGATACGGTCAAACGAAGCATAAAACCGCTGGAAAAGCGGGACCGCGTTTACTCGCCCTTCACGACCCATCCGGAACTGCCGGAAACCGAAACCGCCGTTCAGGCCCCGGCGCAACGCAAACGCGTTGCTCTGCCCAAGGGCTATCACCCGACGACGCCCCCCAAGACAGGCAAGAGCCAGAAAACGCAAGCCCTGTCCCATGGCGAAAGCCCGGGCGTGGACAAACGCACGGCTAACCGCCTGCGTAAGGGCCGCATGCAGATCGACGGCAAGCTGGACCTGCATGGCATGACCCAGGCAGAGGCCCATCGTGTGCTGATCGGCTTTATAGAAAATGCCTATGCCATGCAGAAACGCTGTGTGATCATCGTCACCGGCAAGGGGCGCGGCATCCTGAAGGACAATGTGCCGCGCTGGCTGAACGAAGGGGCGCTGCGCAGCCGCATCCTGTCCTTCTCCTATGCCCAGCAACGCGACGGCGGGGAAGGCGCGCTTTATGTCCTGATCAAGCGGCAGAGGGATAAATGA
- a CDS encoding helix-turn-helix domain-containing protein, whose product MTPFGEKLRELRRKKGVTLKEMAQSLQVSSAYLSALEHGRRGRPTAILTHQICQYFNIIWDEAEELQHLARLSHPKITVDTAGLSPDATELANLLATNIRKLDDEKIRQILDIIRSET is encoded by the coding sequence ATGACACCCTTCGGTGAGAAACTGCGCGAACTGCGCCGGAAAAAAGGCGTTACCCTCAAGGAGATGGCCCAGTCTCTTCAGGTTTCGTCTGCCTATCTCTCGGCTCTGGAACATGGCCGCCGCGGCCGCCCGACCGCCATCCTGACCCATCAGATTTGCCAGTATTTCAATATCATCTGGGATGAAGCTGAGGAATTGCAGCATCTGGCGCGGCTTTCCCACCCCAAAATCACCGTCGATACGGCGGGATTAAGCCCCGACGCGACGGAACTGGCGAACCTGCTCGCCACCAACATCCGCAAGCTGGATGACGAGAAAATCAGGCAAATTCTGGACATTATTAGGTCTGAGACCTAA